One genomic segment of Kineosporia sp. NBRC 101731 includes these proteins:
- a CDS encoding ABC transporter substrate-binding protein, with the protein MRFTALTAGLAVTALALTACSGSTPGTTSTGSSDTTLNLAFLGAISTPDPDSAYDGYELNLVNSAYEGLLDYQPGQAEPKLVGRLATAWQANDDNTEFTFTLREGVTFHDGTPFNADAVKASFDRRVDVDAGPAYMVKGVKDVTTDGDYQVTVTLKSANSSFLDLLASPFGPKMISPTALKEHPWKGEDDNWFATNDAGTGPYTYTGFDPGVSYDLKTYAQYWGDEPGYQDVHFDVVSNMSTVQLQLKKGEVDGLIGYTDSSSFSSLKKVENLKTYAFPSMQTPTLFVNPKSPELGDDTTRKQFVGGIDFPELAKLALGDTGTSTTQVFPQNLLPEAVNQQKISYDEGALADLAGGALQDRTISCGYAESSSSGQALCDNLTAMLNQAGVKADSTGYAAGTYYSGLAKGADAPDVTFFSGFPDTASPDAWGTVFYTPDGGLDLFGASVPGLADKLAQAATKDDDALYGDAASMVSESAYWYSVANSLGTAVFQKDVTGVEESWNPVITGVLQLAHLSPSGD; encoded by the coding sequence ATGCGCTTCACCGCTCTCACCGCAGGCCTCGCGGTCACTGCCCTGGCCCTGACCGCCTGCTCCGGAAGCACCCCGGGCACGACCAGCACCGGTAGCTCGGACACCACACTCAACCTCGCCTTCCTCGGCGCGATCTCCACGCCCGACCCGGACTCGGCCTACGACGGCTACGAGCTCAACCTCGTGAACAGTGCCTACGAGGGCCTGCTCGACTACCAGCCCGGTCAGGCCGAACCGAAGCTCGTAGGCCGGCTCGCCACCGCATGGCAGGCCAACGACGACAACACCGAGTTCACCTTCACCCTGCGCGAGGGCGTCACCTTCCACGACGGCACCCCCTTCAACGCCGACGCGGTCAAGGCCAGCTTCGACCGCCGCGTCGACGTCGACGCCGGCCCCGCCTACATGGTCAAGGGCGTGAAAGACGTCACGACCGACGGCGACTACCAGGTCACCGTCACGCTGAAGAGCGCCAACTCGAGTTTCCTCGACCTGCTCGCCTCACCGTTCGGGCCGAAGATGATCAGCCCGACCGCGCTGAAGGAGCACCCGTGGAAGGGTGAGGACGACAATTGGTTCGCCACCAACGACGCGGGCACCGGGCCGTACACGTACACCGGTTTCGACCCGGGCGTCTCGTACGACCTGAAGACCTACGCCCAGTACTGGGGTGACGAACCCGGTTACCAGGACGTCCACTTCGATGTCGTCTCGAACATGTCGACCGTGCAGCTCCAGCTCAAGAAGGGCGAGGTGGACGGGCTGATCGGGTACACCGACAGCTCCTCCTTCAGCTCGCTGAAGAAGGTCGAGAACCTCAAGACCTACGCCTTCCCGAGCATGCAGACACCCACGCTGTTCGTGAACCCGAAGAGCCCCGAACTCGGCGACGACACCACCCGCAAGCAGTTCGTCGGCGGCATCGACTTCCCCGAACTGGCGAAGCTGGCGCTCGGCGACACCGGAACCTCCACCACTCAGGTCTTCCCGCAGAACCTGCTGCCGGAGGCCGTGAACCAGCAGAAGATCAGTTACGACGAGGGTGCGCTCGCCGATCTGGCCGGTGGTGCTCTCCAGGACAGGACGATCTCGTGCGGGTACGCCGAGAGCAGCTCGTCCGGCCAGGCGCTGTGCGACAACCTGACGGCGATGCTGAACCAGGCCGGGGTGAAGGCCGACAGCACGGGATACGCGGCCGGCACTTACTACTCGGGCCTGGCCAAGGGCGCCGACGCCCCTGACGTCACGTTCTTCTCCGGCTTCCCCGACACCGCCAGCCCGGACGCCTGGGGCACCGTCTTCTACACACCCGACGGCGGACTCGATCTCTTCGGGGCAAGTGTTCCCGGCCTGGCCGACAAGCTGGCGCAGGCCGCGACGAAGGACGACGATGCCCTGTACGGCGACGCCGCGAGCATGGTCAGTGAGTCGGCCTACTGGTACTCGGTGGCGAACAGCCTGGGCACGGCCGTCTTCCAGAAAGACGTCACCGGCGTCGAGGAGTCCTGGAACCCGGTCATCACCGGTGTGCTGCAGCTGGCGCACCTGAGCCCGTCGGGAGACTGA